Proteins encoded within one genomic window of Thunnus albacares chromosome 13, fThuAlb1.1, whole genome shotgun sequence:
- the orai2 gene encoding protein orai-2: MSSELNVPMGSPAPGVSERAPDGGGMDYRDWVRRSYLELVSSNHHSVQALSWRKLYLSRAKLKASSRTSALLSGFAMVAMVEVQLEMQYSYPRVLLIAFSVCTTVLVAVHLFALLISTCILPNVEAVSNIHNLNSVSESPHERMHHYIELAWGFSTALGILLFLAEVVLLCWIKFLPVDSCGAKKANPCGTTTATATAKPTTTSASPQNSGWQAALASTIIMVPVGVIFVVFTIHFYRSLVRHKTERHHQEIEELHKIKVQLDGQERGLQTV, translated from the exons ATGAGCAGTGAGCTGAACGTACCCATGGGTTCTCCGGCTCCAGGGGTGTCAGAGCGGGCTCCAGATGGCGGGGGGATGGACTATAGGGACTGGGTGAGGCGCAGTTACCTGGAGCTGGTCAGCTCCAACCACCACTCAGTGCAGGCCTTGTCCTGGAGGAAACTCTACCTGAGCCGGGCCAAGCTGAAGGCCTCCAGCAGGACCTCCGCACTGCTCTCCGGCTTTGCGATG GTGGCGATGGTGGAGGTGCAGCTGGAGATGCAGTACAGCTACCCCCGTGTGCTCCTCATCGCCTTCAGCGTGTGCACCACCGTGCTGGTGGCCGTGCACCTCTTCGCCCTGCTGATCAGCACCTGCATCCTGCCCAACGTGGAGGCCGTCAGCAACATCCACAACCTCAACTCCGTCAGCGAGTCGCCCCACGAGCGCATGCACCACTACATCGAGCTGGCGTGGGGCTTCTCCACGGCTTTGGGTATCCTGCTGTTTCTAGCGGAGGTAGTGCTCCTCTGCTGGATCAAGTTCCTGCCAGTAGACTCATGCGGAGCCAAAAAGGCGAACCCTTGCGGCACGACGACCGCCACCGCCACAGCGAAGCCTACGACGACTTCTGCCTCGCCGCAGAACAGCGGCTGGCAGGCGGCGCTGGCCTCCACCATCATCATGGTTCCGGTGGGGGTGATTTTCGTGGTGTTCACCATTCACTTCTACCGCTCTCTGGTGCGCCACAAGACGGAGCGCCACCACCAGGAGATCGAGGAACTGCACAAGATTAAGGTGCAGCTGGACGGCCAGGAGAGAGGCCTCCAGACTGTGTGA